DNA sequence from the Alkalilimnicola ehrlichii MLHE-1 genome:
CATCGACCCCGACCCCGATGCCGAAACCGGCTACGCGGAACGGGAGCGCCTGTTCCGCCTGCCCCGCTCCTCCTGGGCGGACTACGACAAGGCCCTCATCTCCGAGGGTGGCGGGGTATGGCCGCGCAGCGCCAAATCCATCCCCCTGACTCCGCAGGTCCGCCAGGTGCTGCAGATCGATGCCCAGCAGCTCACCCCAGCGGAGCTGATCCGCGCCATTCTCGCCGCCCCCCTGGACCTGCTCTGGAACGGCGGCATCGGCACCTATGTGAAGGCCAGCGCCGAGAGCCACACCGATGTGGGCGACCGCAGCACCGAGGACACCCGCATCGATGCCAGCGAGCTGCGGGTCAAGGTCTTCGGCGAAGGCGGCAACCTGGGGATCACCCAGCGCGGCCGCATCGAGTTCGCGCGCCGCGGCGGGCATATCAACACCGACGCCATCGACAACTCCGGTGGTGTCGACTGCTCCGACCACGAGGTCAACATCAAGATCCTGCTCAAGGAGGTGGTGGACGACGGCGACCTCACCGTCAAGCACCGCAACCAGTTGCTCGAGGACATGACCGAATCGGTGGCCGAGTTGGTGCTGGCGGACAACTACGCCCAGACCGGCGCCCTGTCACTGGCGGAAGCCGCCGCCCCGGAGTTGCTCAACGAGCAGGTCCGCTTCATCCGCCGGCTGGAGCGGGACGGTCGGCTGAACCGCCGACTGGAGGCACTACCCGACGAGGAAGAGCTGGCCGAGCGGGCCGCCGCCGCACAGGGCCTTACCCGGCCGGAGACAGCGGTGCTGCTGGCCTACGGCAAGATCGTCGCCCAGGAGGCCCTGGCCCACTCCGATCTGCCGGAGGAGGCCTGGCTGCAGGACGTGTTGCACGCCTACTTCCCCGCCCCGATCCGTGAACGCTGGGGTGACCGGATCGCCAGCCACCGGCTGCGCCGGGAGATCATCGCCACCCAGGTGGCCAACCTGTTGATCAACCGCCTGGGGCCCACCTTTTTCTTCCGCATGGGGGAGAAGGCCAGCGCCCCCGCCGACGCCGTGACCCGGGCGGCCTACGCGGCGATGGAGGTCTTCGCCCTGGACGGTCTGTGGCGGGCGGTCTGCGCCCTGGACACCCGGGTGGCGGCCAGCCACCAGCGGACGATGCTCAGCACCGTGCAGGCACTGCATGAGCGGGCCACGCTCTGGCTGCTGCGCAACCTGGGCACGCGACTGGACATCGGCGAGACCGTCCAGCGCATGCAACCCCAGGTGGCCAACCTGCAGCCCCGGCTGCTGGCCCTGCTACCAATACAGGACCGCGAGGAGCTGGAGGGCCGTGCCGGGACCCTGGCGTCCGGGGACGTCCCCGCGGAACTAGCGCGCCAGGCGGGCACCCTGGAGGCGCTCTACCCCGCGCTGGACCTGGTCAAGGTGGCCCAGGAGACGGACTGCGACCTGGAGCGGGTGGCCGCACTCTACTTCGGCCTGGCCCAGCAGCTGGGGCTGGATTGGCTACGCCGTGCCATCACCAGCTTCGTCCCGGCCGACGCCTGGCAGGAGCGGCTACGCCTGGGCCTGGAAGAGGACTACTACCAGCATCTGCGCGAGCTGACCCGCGACCTGGTGCGCGACAGCGACCCGGCGGCCGCACCAGAGGAGTGTCTGTCGCAGTTCCTCAGCGACTTCGGCCCGGCGGTGGACCGGGTCGAGCAGCTGCTCTCGGAGCTGCGCTCGGTGGGCCACGTGGAGCTGCCGATGCTGGCGGTGACCACCCAGGAGCTGAAGAACCTGGCCCAGGCCGGGGCGGCCTCCGGGCCTTGATGCGCCCCGTGCACCGGCACCCGCCCCGGTCACTCAAACGCAGTGTGCGGCCATCAGCGGCACTCGCATCTCCGCGCCGCTGGTGCCGCCATGCACCCCGATCTGGGAGAATGGCTCATCGCCGCTGAGCCGCTGGTGGATCACCCGGTTGTCACGCATCACCAGCACATAGTCGCCCAACCGCCCCGACAGCCGGGGGTGGGCCGGGCCAGGCCCCAGCCACCCCGCCTGCAGCAATTCCCCAGGGGTGTGGACATCACACCAGCCCGCAAGCGGCCCCTGCACGTAGTTGAGGAAGTCCTCCTCCCGCCCCGGGCGGACATAGCAATAGGCGGCCCGGGGCTCACCGCAGATGGGCAGCGCCAGGGTCTCCTCCAGCGCGGGATGGTCGGCCACCTCCAGCACCCCGTCCGGGGTGATGTCGATAAGCCCGTGGTCGGCGGTGACCAACAACAGGGTGTCGGTGCCGGCCAGCTCCCGGCGCAGCTCGTCGAAGGCGGCGTCCAGGGCGGCGAAGTGGGCCTGGACCTCGGTGCTGGCCATCCCGTATTGGTGGGCCAGGCTGTCCAGGCGGGGCCAATAGGCATAGATGTACTGGCGCCCGCCCGCCGACTGCACCAGCCCCGCCACCGTGTCGACATAGTCCGCCAGGTCCGCCACCCCGTGCCGCCAGGCCAGCCCCCCGGTGGCCAGGTTGTAGGTGGAGTCGGCGATCTCCGCCGGCATCACCAGGTGGGTCTCAGCGTCGAGCAGATTGGCCAGCGGCGGCTGCTCCAGCACCCGCACGGCGTCCGGATCCACCTCGGCGATGGACTCACGGGTGACCCGGTCGCGGAAGGGCAGTATGGTGCAGACCCGGCCCAGCTCCTCCAGGTACATGTGCCAGCCGGTGACCCCGTGCTGGCGCGGGGTCAAGCCGGTGGCAAAGCTGGTCACGGCGATGGCGGTGGCGGAGGGGAAGACCGAGGTGAGTTCGCCCAGCAGGTGTTGGCGCAGCAAGGCATCGCGATGCCCGGCCAGATACTCATAGCCCAGCCCGTCCAGCATCAGCAAAACCACGTGGCGGGCCCGGCCGATCTGATGCGCCGGCAGCAGTCGCGCCTCCGGGATGCCAATCCGCGGCGCCCCCAGGCCCCGGCTGATGCTGGCCATCAGATTGACGATGCTGCCGCCGCGATAATCGGGCAAGATCATACCTTCATCCCCTTCTGCCGCCACGGTGCCTACAGTGGCAGTATGTGACACATTCCGGTATCCACTGAATTTATGACTGAAATACTCAGACTAAACAAGACGGAACGCGGTGACGGCCCGCCGCTGCTGATCCTGCACGGCCTCTACGGCTCCAGCGCCAACTGGTCCCGGCACGCCCGCTGGCTGGCCGAGCGCCACCGGGTCATTCTGCCGGACCTGCGCAACCACGGTCGCTCACCCCACCACCCACGGATGGACTATCCGGCCATGGCCGCCGATCTGGTCCAGCTGCTGGACGACTGCGGCTGCGCACAGGCACTGGTGATGGGCCACAGCATGGGCGGCAAGGCCGCCATGGCCCTGGCCCTGGAGCATCCGGAGCGCGTCTCCGGGCTGGTGGTTGCCGATATCGCCCCGGTCGACTACGGCACCGAGGACCACGGCCACGACGGTATACTGGCCGCCATGGCCGGGGTGGACCTGGACGGCATCAGCCACCGTGAGCAGGTGGATACCGCCCTGGCTGAAGCGGTGGACAGCCCCATGGTGCGCCAGTTCCTGCTCACCAACCTGCAGCGGGGCGAGCAGGGCTGGGAGTGGCGCATCCCGGTGGCGATCCTGCGCCAGGCGCTGCCCACCCTGATGGGGTTCCCCGACTATGACGGCCAGTACGCCGGACCGGCGCTGTTTATCCACGGCGAGCGCTCGGGCTACGTGCAGGCGGCACAGACGGACGCCATCCGCCGTCTCTTCCCGCACGCCGAGATCACCGCCGTGGCCGGGGCCGGCCACTGGCTGCACGTGGAGCAACCGGAGCGCTTCGCCGAGGCCCTGGACGCCTGGCTGCGCCGACGCTGACCGGCGGGCGCCGGTCCGTACTCCGCAACCTGACGCTCACCCTCCGAGATCCGACAGGAACACCCGAAACCGATGAAACTCGCATCCTGGAACGTCAACTCACTGAAAGTCCGGCTGCCCCAGGTTCTCGATTGGCTGGAGAGCCGCCAGCCCGACCTGGTCGGCCTGCAGGAGACGAAACTGACCGATGAACGCTTCCCCGCCGAGGCCCTGAACGAGGCCGGCTACCAGGTGGCCTACGCCGGCCAGCCGACCTACAACGGGGTGGCCGTGCTCGCCCGCGGCCGGGCGCCGGAGGCCGTGATCCGCGACATCCCCGGTCTGGATGACCCGCAGCGCCGGGTCCTGGGCGTCACCGTGGGTGACCTGCGGTTCATCAATCTCTATGTCCCGAACGGTTCCGAGGTGGGCTCGGAGAAGTACGCCTACAAGCTCGACTGGCTGGCCCGGCTGGCCGACTGGCTGGCCGAGGAACGCCGCCGCCACGACAAGCTGGTGGTGGTCGGCGACTTCAACATCGCGCCCGACGACCGCGATGTGCACGACCCGGAGCTCTGGCGCGAGAAGGTCCTCTGCTCCACCCCAGAGCGTGAGGCCCTGCGCCGGCTCACCGGCGAGCTCGGGCTGACCGACACCTTCCGGTTGTTCGATCAGCCGGAGAAGGTCTGGTCCTGGTGGGACTACCGGATGAACAACTTCAAGCGCAATCGGGGCCTGCGCATCGACCTGGTGCTCGCCAGCCCGGCCCTGTACCAGGCCTGTACCTCCAGCTATGTGGATCGCGAGCCCCGCACCTGGGAGCGGCCGTCGGACCATGCCCCGGCGGTGGCCGAGTTCAACCTGGACTGACGCCCCATGCTGCGTACCCTGCTCAAAGGCCTGATCATCCTCTGGTGGCAGAAGTACTGGCTGCTGGGGACCGTGGCCGTGGTGCTGGGGGGCACCGGGGCCTACCACCTGATCAGTCAACCGGTCTACGAGAGCCAGGCGGTCATCAACACCGGGCTGCCGCCCGAGCTGAATGATTACGCCGAGGAAACCGACGCGCTGATCCAGCGTTTCCTGATCGCCGAGGGCCTGGAGGACGACCCCGCCCTGCACCGCCTGGAGGCCGGCGATGGGCGCGTGCGGCTGTGGGTCCGGGCCGGTGCACCCGACGAGGCGGCGGTGCTCGCTGAGGACCTGGCGAGGGGATTGCTGCGCGCGTTCCGGGGCCACCACCACGGGCAACGCACCCGGCTGGAGGAGGACCTGGAGAGCCTGGACCGCCGCATCAGCGACCTGCGCAGCAGCCTGCGCCGGCTCTCCGCCGAACGCCCGGAGGAGGCCGACAACCTCTACCTGGCCACCCGCGCCCTGGTGGAGGACAGCGGTCAGGCACGGCTGGGCCGACTGCAAGCGGAGCGGGAGGCGCTGGCCGGGCAATTGGCCCGCCTGGAGCAACCCGGCCCCGGCCTGCTACGGGCGCCGGAGCCGCCGCGCCGGCCCAGCCAGCCGGACTATGCGCAGCTCTGGCGGGTGGCCGGCACGCTGGCGGCGGTGCTGGGCCTGCTCAGCGTGGTGCTGGCCCAGCAACGGACCAACCGCCAGCAACACTGAGCCGGCGGGCCGGGGCCCGCCCCCGGTCAATCACCCTCCTCGTCGTAGTCCTCCCACTGCTTCGGGTTGGTCCGGGCCTCCCTCGGGTCCACCTCCGGCCTGTCGGGCCCCTCGTCCTGAGGCCTGTCGGCCCCCTCGCCCTGCGGCCGGGCGGAACCCTGGGCGGCGGCCGACGGCACCCCGCCGGCCGCCGCCAGCCCCCCCAGCAGCTTGACGTTGGCATTGACCGGCGGCGCGGCACCCTCCTTGTCCTCGCCGAAATAGAGCGTCAGATGGGGGAAGGGGATCTCGATGCCGGCGGCATCCAGATGGCGCTTCACCAGCCGGTTGTAGGCACGGCCCACCGCCCATTGCGCCCCACCCACGGTCTTGATGCGCACGCGGATGTTGATGGAGCTATCGGCCAGTGCGGTGACCCCATGCACCTCCAGCTCCGGTTCCAGGATATTCGGGCCGTGATCCGGATCCTCCAGCAGTTCGGCGAAGGCCGCCCGCAGGTGGCTGATAGTCTCATCGATGTCCTCGCGGTAGGCCACACCGTAGACGCCCACGTGATAGGCGTACTCCCGGTTGAAGTTGGAGACGCTGTCCACCGAGGAAAAGGGCACGATGTGGAAGGTCCCGGAGAGGTCCCGGATACCCACCGAACGGATGGTCAGCGTCTCCGCCGTGCCGGTGATGCCGGCGGCGGTAACCACGTCACCGGTGTTGATCGCATTCTCCAGTTGGATGAACACCCCGGTGATGATGTCCTGCACCAGCTTCTGTGCGCCGAAGCCGATGGCCAGGCCCAGCACACCGGCGCCGGCGATCAACGGGCCGATGTTGATACCGATCTCCGCCAGCACGATCATCAGCGTGATGGTGAGCAGCGCCACCGCGATGGCATTGCGGAAGATGGTGAGCAGGGTGCGCTCCCGCGCGCCCGGCTCGCCGACCCCGGTCTGCGGGTTCAGCCGGTGCTCGATCCAGCTGGCCACGGCGATCCACAGCAGCACGGATGCCGCCAGGATGATCGCCACGGTCACTGCCTTGAGCACCACCGCCCCGCCGGTATCCGACGCCAGCCAGGCGGTGAAGTTGAACACCGCCCAGGCGTCCAACACCATCGCCAGTACCACGAGGAGGATGGCGGCCCGCACCACCTTCAGCGAACTCGGCACGAAGGCATTGAGACGCGACTCCAGCAGCGGGAAACGCTCCCGGGTCTCGGCCGGCACCCGCACCCCGCGGCTGATCAGTTGGGTCAACACCACCGAGATCAACACCCCCACGCCGACCACCAGCAGGGTCTGCAGCGTCGCCTGGGCCATGAAAGGCAACGCGTCCTCCGGATGGGTGATGGTGACGATGGCGAGCGCCGCGAAGTAGGCGATGGCGAGCAGGTGCCAGAGCTCGGCCAGGGTGGAGAGCAGCACCTTAGTGAAACCCAGCTCCGCCCGGCGGGCCTGGGCCTGCACCCGATCATGCACCTGCTTGCGGTTCTGCAGGATGATCACCAGGGCATTGATGAAGGCGGCGAACATCACCAGGAGCCCCACGGCGCGGCCGATGCCCGGAGAGACGGCGATATTGACGATGGGCACCACCACCAGCATGCCGTAACCGATGAAGCCGGCCAGGCGCGCCAGCCAGGCGTTCCAGTAGGCCGCGTCCTCGGCGGCGATGGGCAGCAGGCGCAGGGCGTCGTTGCGTGCCGCGAACACCACCCGCAGCAGCGCCTTGAACACCTCCACCAGCAGGAAAGCGTTGAGGAACAGGGAGTGGCGGGTGTCCATAACCCCGGCGTCGCCGAACACGAACAGCGACAGGCTGTAGCCCGCCACCCAGGCCACCAGGATCACCAGCAGGTCGATGGCCGCCGCCACCACGATGGCCACGGCCCGCCAGAGCATGCCCACCAGGCTGACGAAGCGCGACCCGGCCTGGCGCTGATATTGCTCCGCCTCTTGTTTCGCGGCCCAGGCGCTGATCCAGTCAAACAACGGCCGGGCCAGGCGGCGCATCAGCAGGAACGCCGCCACCGTGGCGACAATGAGCAGGAGCAGGTCCAGCAGCCCCTCGCCCAGTTGCGACAGCGCCGGCCCCAGGCCCTCATCGGCGATCCCGGCAAAGGCCTGGCCGGCCCCGCGGAACTCCGCCACGGCGCTCTGGGCAAAGCCCTGGGTCAGCTCGGCTACCTGCCGGGCCAGGGAGATTGGCGCCGGCACATCCGCCTCCGGGGCCTCCTCGCGGGCGGTATCCAGGCCCCGCAGTTCCTCAATAAGGCGGGCGCGCGCCTCGTCATCCTCAAGGATCTCGGCCAGCCGCGCACTCGGTGACTCCCCCGGCTCACTGGCAGGCGCAGGATGGACCACCAATAGCAGAGACAACAGCAGGCCGAAGAGCAGCGGCCAAGAGAACATATGGCGGCACAGGGGGATTCGAGTCACGGGCCACTCCGCATTGTTGTTGGAGATTCGGGGCGGCGCGGAAGCGCGCCGCCCGGAGCCACTCCGTGAAGGCTATGGGCTTTCCGGTGAATCCGCAACGATGGCCGCGCCCGCGGGCCCTATTCGGCCTGTCGGGCCCTAGCGCCCTCCAAACCCACCGCCACCCCGTCCCAGGCGGCATTGATACGCTTCTGCTGCTTCTGCAACGCACGGGAGAGCACCACCTCCCCGGTCTTGACGAAGCGTTCGTGGTTCTCCTCCACGGCCTCGGCGATATAGCGGTAGTTCACCATCATGCCGTAGGAGGCCTGTAGCCGCGTCGCTGAATGATCGGAAAAGGCGTTGACCTGCTCCAACCGCGCGCCGTTGCTGAGGTGGAAGCGCGCCACCGGATCGGCCACGGTATCGTTGCGGCGCACACGGGTGAGATAGGCCTGCACCAGGCGGCGCATGGGTGCGGCCAGCACGTCAGCATGGACCAGTGGCGCCTCCAGCAACCGGTACAGGGCAGCCACCGGATCGGAGACCCCCGCCGCGTCGGTGAGCGCCTCGGCGTCCTCCTGAAGCAGCGCGGCGATCCGCTCGCGGGTAAAGCCGTCGGCGTAATCCCCCTCCATGCGCAGCGCCCGGGAGAACCCGGGGATGGGGGAAAGCGTGGCATAGCGCTCCACATGGGGAAACTCGCTGATGAGCTCGCCCATCACCTGCTTGAGGAGGAAGTTGCCGAAGGAGACCCCCCTCAGTCCCACCTGACAGTTGCTGATGGAGAAGAAGATGGCGGTGTCCGCCTCACGGGTGTCCACCACCGGGGCATCCGGCGCCAGCAGCGGCGCAGTGTGGGTGGCCAGGCCCTGTACCAGGGCCACCTCCACGAAGATCAGGGGCTCATCCGGCAACGCTGGGTGAAAGAAGCCGAAGCAGCGGCGGTCGGCCGCCAGGCGCCGGCGCAGGTCATCCCAGCCCTGGATGGCGTGCACCGACTCATACTGGATCAGCTTTTCCATCAGGCGCGCGGGGCTGCGATCCCAGCTGATCCGCTGCAACTGCAGAAAACCGGGGTTGAACCAGGACTTCAGCAGGTGCTGGAAGTCCGTGTTCACCGGCCCCAGGTCCGGGTTGTCTTTCAGCTGGCGGAGCAGGGTCTCGCGCAGCCGGACCAAGACCCGGGTGCCGTCCGGGGCCCCGTTCAGACGCCGGAAGACCTCCTGGCGCGGCGGCTCCACCACCCGCAACAGCTCCTGCAGGTCCGCCGGCTCGTCGCTCTCACGGAAGCGTTCTGCCGCCGCCAACACCGCCTCCCGGTCGGGGCCGAAGCG
Encoded proteins:
- a CDS encoding alkaline phosphatase family protein codes for the protein MILPDYRGGSIVNLMASISRGLGAPRIGIPEARLLPAHQIGRARHVVLLMLDGLGYEYLAGHRDALLRQHLLGELTSVFPSATAIAVTSFATGLTPRQHGVTGWHMYLEELGRVCTILPFRDRVTRESIAEVDPDAVRVLEQPPLANLLDAETHLVMPAEIADSTYNLATGGLAWRHGVADLADYVDTVAGLVQSAGGRQYIYAYWPRLDSLAHQYGMASTEVQAHFAALDAAFDELRRELAGTDTLLLVTADHGLIDITPDGVLEVADHPALEETLALPICGEPRAAYCYVRPGREEDFLNYVQGPLAGWCDVHTPGELLQAGWLGPGPAHPRLSGRLGDYVLVMRDNRVIHQRLSGDEPFSQIGVHGGTSGAEMRVPLMAAHCV
- a CDS encoding alpha/beta fold hydrolase encodes the protein MTEILRLNKTERGDGPPLLILHGLYGSSANWSRHARWLAERHRVILPDLRNHGRSPHHPRMDYPAMAADLVQLLDDCGCAQALVMGHSMGGKAAMALALEHPERVSGLVVADIAPVDYGTEDHGHDGILAAMAGVDLDGISHREQVDTALAEAVDSPMVRQFLLTNLQRGEQGWEWRIPVAILRQALPTLMGFPDYDGQYAGPALFIHGERSGYVQAAQTDAIRRLFPHAEITAVAGAGHWLHVEQPERFAEALDAWLRRR
- a CDS encoding malonyl-CoA decarboxylase domain-containing protein — encoded protein: MRNRWWNRLVDQVADRGLGLSRLNQSPDIMERLEENCRALLTSRGEASGVALAREVVRAVDSLDEAGKTRFLKLLAHRFGPDREAVLAAAERFRESDEPADLQELLRVVEPPRQEVFRRLNGAPDGTRVLVRLRETLLRQLKDNPDLGPVNTDFQHLLKSWFNPGFLQLQRISWDRSPARLMEKLIQYESVHAIQGWDDLRRRLAADRRCFGFFHPALPDEPLIFVEVALVQGLATHTAPLLAPDAPVVDTREADTAIFFSISNCQVGLRGVSFGNFLLKQVMGELISEFPHVERYATLSPIPGFSRALRMEGDYADGFTRERIAALLQEDAEALTDAAGVSDPVAALYRLLEAPLVHADVLAAPMRRLVQAYLTRVRRNDTVADPVARFHLSNGARLEQVNAFSDHSATRLQASYGMMVNYRYIAEAVEENHERFVKTGEVVLSRALQKQQKRINAAWDGVAVGLEGARARQAE
- a CDS encoding mechanosensitive ion channel domain-containing protein; translation: MFSWPLLFGLLLSLLLVVHPAPASEPGESPSARLAEILEDDEARARLIEELRGLDTAREEAPEADVPAPISLARQVAELTQGFAQSAVAEFRGAGQAFAGIADEGLGPALSQLGEGLLDLLLLIVATVAAFLLMRRLARPLFDWISAWAAKQEAEQYQRQAGSRFVSLVGMLWRAVAIVVAAAIDLLVILVAWVAGYSLSLFVFGDAGVMDTRHSLFLNAFLLVEVFKALLRVVFAARNDALRLLPIAAEDAAYWNAWLARLAGFIGYGMLVVVPIVNIAVSPGIGRAVGLLVMFAAFINALVIILQNRKQVHDRVQAQARRAELGFTKVLLSTLAELWHLLAIAYFAALAIVTITHPEDALPFMAQATLQTLLVVGVGVLISVVLTQLISRGVRVPAETRERFPLLESRLNAFVPSSLKVVRAAILLVVLAMVLDAWAVFNFTAWLASDTGGAVVLKAVTVAIILAASVLLWIAVASWIEHRLNPQTGVGEPGARERTLLTIFRNAIAVALLTITLMIVLAEIGINIGPLIAGAGVLGLAIGFGAQKLVQDIITGVFIQLENAINTGDVVTAAGITGTAETLTIRSVGIRDLSGTFHIVPFSSVDSVSNFNREYAYHVGVYGVAYREDIDETISHLRAAFAELLEDPDHGPNILEPELEVHGVTALADSSINIRVRIKTVGGAQWAVGRAYNRLVKRHLDAAGIEIPFPHLTLYFGEDKEGAAPPVNANVKLLGGLAAAGGVPSAAAQGSARPQGEGADRPQDEGPDRPEVDPREARTNPKQWEDYDEEGD
- a CDS encoding LPS biosynthesis protein yields the protein MLRTLLKGLIILWWQKYWLLGTVAVVLGGTGAYHLISQPVYESQAVINTGLPPELNDYAEETDALIQRFLIAEGLEDDPALHRLEAGDGRVRLWVRAGAPDEAAVLAEDLARGLLRAFRGHHHGQRTRLEEDLESLDRRISDLRSSLRRLSAERPEEADNLYLATRALVEDSGQARLGRLQAEREALAGQLARLEQPGPGLLRAPEPPRRPSQPDYAQLWRVAGTLAAVLGLLSVVLAQQRTNRQQH
- the xth gene encoding exodeoxyribonuclease III; its protein translation is MKLASWNVNSLKVRLPQVLDWLESRQPDLVGLQETKLTDERFPAEALNEAGYQVAYAGQPTYNGVAVLARGRAPEAVIRDIPGLDDPQRRVLGVTVGDLRFINLYVPNGSEVGSEKYAYKLDWLARLADWLAEERRRHDKLVVVGDFNIAPDDRDVHDPELWREKVLCSTPEREALRRLTGELGLTDTFRLFDQPEKVWSWWDYRMNNFKRNRGLRIDLVLASPALYQACTSSYVDREPRTWERPSDHAPAVAEFNLD